A genomic region of Cinclus cinclus chromosome 37, bCinCin1.1, whole genome shotgun sequence contains the following coding sequences:
- the FBXO46 gene encoding F-box only protein 46 gives MPWARCRTSRLGTTIPTGARSGAGAELGGRERRRGGAPRKRPERRSGRARHCPARAAPAAWPCHAVLMEPNAFPQLQLWCPRPFGTFSQNKPCAPAGAAPAAPRKPLGCRPSENTPPEPPEPGPVPAATAEDGRVLLDTWYVIKPGNTKEKVAFFVAHQCGTGSTGGGGGRASTMKVKGNWGSDSSKAKRRRRCHDPKAVPNPPWAASTGNTPKETPKDTPKDTPSDTTGDSAGDTPDLLSVAEMVALVERRAALALQSLPRPCDAPAPLVLLEAPGGPECRRVAAAVAQFESQQQHRERGGARPNGLCRGGPNAAECATGSAAAAAGPGEVRIAFRISSGREHPRAATTATSAVPERPRALGAKDQITCDLYRLVSPARAGVELLLAAKGDKDGADETAAAATEASAGVAEGPTAPRDCTSGFHVDVVVTGVVDQCVFFGKDSAKQVTEETVRLPDEPPPPGQLFLLPGQPEEPVATTAAPGREASGDPALCRLYRHVSHDFLEIRFKIQRLLEPRQYMLLLPEHVMVKIFSYLPTQALAALKCSCHYFKSIIETFGVQATDSRWNRDPLYRDDPCKQCKKRYERGDVSLCRWHPKPYHHDLPYGRSYWMCCRRPDRDAPGCRTGLHDNNWVHPAGRREEGR, from the exons ATGCCTTGGG CGCGGTGCCGGACGTCACGGCTGGGGACTACAATTCCCACCGGCGCCCGGAGCGGCGCAGGCGCGGAGCTTGGCGGCCGCGAGCGCAGGCGCGGAGGGGCACCCCGGAAGCGGCCGGAGAGGCGGAGCGGCCGCGCCCGGCACTGCCCG GCCcgggcggccccggcggcgTGGCCGTGCCATGCGGTGCTGATGGAGCCCAACGCCTTCCcgcagctgcagctgtggtgCCCGCGGCCCTTCGGCACCTTCTCGCAGAACAAGCCATGCGCCCCCGCCGGGGCTGCCCCCGCAGCTCCCCGCAAACCCCTGGGCTGCCGCCCCTCCGAGAACACCcccccggagccccccgagCCCGGCCCAGTGCCGGCAGCCACAGCCGAGGACGGGCGGGTGCTGCTGGACACTTGGTACGTCATCAAGCCGGGCAACACCAAGGAGAAGGTGGCTTTCTTCGTGGCCCACCAGTGCGGCACCGGCAGcaccggcggcggcggcggccgcgccagcaccatgaaggtcaagGGCAACTGGGGCAGCGATAGCTCCAAGGCCAAGCGGCGCCGGCGCTGCCACGACCCCAAGGCTGTTCCAAACCCGCCCTGGGCCGCCAGCACTGGCAACACCCCCAAGGAAACTCCTAAGGACACCCCCAAGGACACCCCCAGCGACACCACCGGGGACAGTGCCGGCGACACCCCGGACCTGCTGTCGGTGGCGGAGATGGTGGCGCTGGTGGAGCGGCGGGCGGCGctggccctgcagagcctgCCCCGGCCCTGCGACGCTCCGGCCccgctggtgctgctggaggcgCCGGGTGGCCCCGAGTGCCGGCGCGTGGCCGCGGCTGTGGCCCAGTTCGAGTCGCAGCAGCAGCACCGGGAGCGCGGTGGGGCCCGGCCCAACGGGCTCTGCCGAGGCGGCCCCAACGCCGCCGAATGTGCCACGGGCTCGGCGGCGGCTGCAGCGGGGCCCGGCGAGGTGCGGATCGCCTTCCGCATCTCCAGCGGGCGCGAGCATCCCCGCGCGGCCACCACGGCCACCAGTGCCGTCCCCGAGCGTCCCCGCGCGCTGGGCGCCAAGGACCAGATCACCTGTGACCTGTACCGGCTGGTCAGCCCGGCGCGCGCCGGCGtggaactgctgctggctgccaaAGGGGACAAGGACGGCGCCGACGAGACGGCCGCAGCGGCGACCGAAGCAAGCGCCGGCGTCGCCGAGGGTCCGACGGCACCACGGGACTGCACATCCGGCTTCCACGTGGACGTGGTGGTGACAGGCGTGGTGGACCAGTGCGTGTTCTTTGGCAAGGACAGTGCCAAGCAGGTTACGGAGGAGACGGTGCGGCTGCCGGATGAGCCGCCTCCGCCGGgacagctgttcctgctgcctgggcagcccgAGGAGCCGGTGGCCACCACGGCGGCGCCGGGCCGGGAGGCGTCCGGTGACCCGGCGCTGTGCCGGTTGTACCGCCACGTGTCTCACGATTTCCTGGAGATCCGCTTCAAGATCCAGCGGCTGCTGGAGCCGCGGCAGtacatgctgctgctgcccgaGCACGTCATGGTGAAGATCTTCAGCTACCTGCCCACGCAGGCGCTGGCCGCCCTCAAGTGCTCGTGCCACTACTTCAAGTCCATCATCGAGACTTTTGGCGTGCAGGCCACGGATTCCCGGTGGAACCGCGACCCGCTGTACCGGGACGACCCCTGCAAGCAGTGCAAGAAGCGCTACGAGCGCGGGGACGTGTCGCTGTGCCGCTGGCACCCCAAGCCCTACCACCATGACCTGCCCTACGGCCGCTCCTACTGGATGTGCTGCCGCCGGCCGGACCGGGATGCGCCCGGCTGCCGGACGGGGCTGCACGACAACAACTGGGTGCACCCGGCCGGCCGCAGGGAGGAGGGCAGGTGA
- the QPCTL gene encoding glutaminyl-peptide cyclotransferase-like protein — translation MRQVPAGSRRARAAGSSPGPARGPLPVPLPGTGRFRWLLPRPPRAARQLLPLLAVLAAATAVLFLSWPGGERGTTGTSGPDAPGPLSDRALRTLLSHLDPARLWGSLLRPLLHERVPGGPGSRAARQHIVAHLRSLGAPWHLELDTFSAATPRGQVTFSSVVATVAPVAARRLALACHYDTKVVASGPFVGATDAAVPCALLLEVAAALDTHLRRREAQDPPLTLQLLFLDGEEAFGEWSVTDSLYGARHLAAKMAARGHPAGSEVTAMSLLVLLDLLGGPSPAIHSHFPRTHHWFLRLVTIEQRLRRLGLLHAAPPVPPFFRLSPAPGPVEDDHVPFLQRGVPVLHLIPTPFPRVWHTPGDTEDNLHPPTVQDLAKVLLVFVAELLQL, via the exons ATGCGCCAGGTCCCGGCCGGGTCGCGCCGCGCGCGGGCTGCGGGTTCGAGTCCCGGTCCGGCCCGGGGGCCGCTCCCGGTACCGCTCCCGGGGACGGGCCGGTTCCGGTGGCTCCTGCCACGCCCCCCCCGCGCGGCTCGgcagctgctgccgctgctggcGGTGCtggccgccgccaccgccgtTCTATTCCTCTCCTGGCCCGGCGGGGAACGCGGAACCACCGGAACCAGCGGCCCG GACGCCCCCGGCCCCCTCTCGGACCGAGCCCTGCGGACCCTCCTGTCCCACCTGGACCCCGCCCGGCTCTGGGGGTCCCTCCTGCGGCCCCTCCTGCACGAGAGGGTCCCGGGGGGGCCCGGCAGCCGCGCGGCCCGGCAG cacatCGTGGCCCACCTGCGCTCGCTGGGAGCCCCctggcacctggagctggaCACCTTCTCTGCGGCCACGCCCCGCGGCCAGGTCACCTTCAGCAGCGTGGTGGCCACGGTGGCCCCGGTGGCCGCGCGGCGCCTGGCGCTGGCCTGCCACTACGACACCAAGGTGGTGGCCAGCGGGCCCTTCGTGGGGGCCACCgacgctgctgtgccctgcgcgctgctgctggaggtggcCGCTGCGCTGGACACGCACCTGAGGCGGCGGGAGGCACAG GACCCCCCTCTGacgctgcagctgctgttcctggaCGGGGAGGAGGCGTTTGGGGAGTGGAGTGTCACCGACTCCCTGTACGGGGCACGGCACCTGGCGGCCAAGATGGCGGCACGGGGTCACCCCGCGGGGTCAGAGGTCACAGCCATG agcctgctggtgctgctggaccTGCTGGGTGGCCCCAGCCCCGCCATTCACAGCCACTTCCCCCGCACCCACCACTGGTTCCTGCGCCTCGTCACCATCG AGCAGCGCCTGCGCCGCCTGGGGTTGCTGCACGCTGCCCCTCCGGTCCCACCGTTCTTCCGCCTCAGCCCCGCGCCCGGGCCCGTCGAGGACGATCATGTGCCCTTCCTGCAGCGAG GTGTCCCGGTGCTGCACCTGATCCCGACGCCGTTCCCGAGGGTGTGGCACACCCCGGGGGACACCGAGGACAATCTGCACCCCCCGACCGTGCAGGACCTGGCCAAGGTGCTGCTGGTATTCGTGGCcgagctcctgcagctctga
- the GIPR gene encoding LOW QUALITY PROTEIN: gastric inhibitory polypeptide receptor (The sequence of the model RefSeq protein was modified relative to this genomic sequence to represent the inferred CDS: deleted 2 bases in 1 codon): MGQRAATPAPLSHVPSGAEERSAQATVVAWRQYRQACELHLRLAPPPPGPVCNRSFDLYACWGDAVPNSTATVPCPWYLPWYHRGNGDTPRVPAGGRVTERDSGDSGVTVQGGVVARRCGPDGRWVTDDSGRPWQDNSQCEDLAQVQPLQRQAWLLEQFRLLYTVGYSLSLVALVVALLLLLLLRRLRCTRNLIHANLFVSFALRAGAILTRDALLPHGHGHGHGHPLQLLGMQAGPACRVAQSLAQYCVGANYAWAMAEGLFLLRLLLATSGRRCLPAFLLLGWGVPVLFVVPWVVLRYLYENEGCWERNEKVAVWWVIRCPILVAVAVNFVVFVRIVRILVAKVRAHQVSRGDTRLRLARSTLTLIPLLGVHEVVFALAGEGEGGGGLRLARLCLHLLLTSAQGLVVSVLYCFTNKEVQAEVRRGWQRCRLGVPGPPRAPPRGRSRRGQRPVAESGC, from the exons ATGGGCCAGCGGGCAGCGACCCCCGCCCCGCTGAGCCACGTCCCGTCCGGAGCAGAG GAGCGCTCCGCCCAGGCCACCGTGGTCGCGTGGCGCCAGTACCGCCAGGCGTGCGAGCTGCACCTGCGcctggccccgccccctccAG gacccGTCTGCAACCGCAGCTTCGACCTGTACGCGTGCTGGGGGGACGCTGTCCCCAACAGCACCGCCACTGTCCCCTGCCCCTGGTACCTGCCCTGGTACCACCGAGGTAACGGCGACACCCCGAGGGTCCCCGCGGGGGGA CGGGTGACAGAGCGGGACAGCGGTGACAGCGGTGTCACAGTGCAGGGCGGGGTGGTGGCGCGGCGCTGCGGCCCCGACGGGCGCTGGGTGACAGATGACAGCGGCAGGCCCTGGCAGGACAATTCCCAGTGCGaggacctggcacaggtgcAGCCGCTGCAG CGCCAGGCGTGGCTGCTGGAGCAGTTCCGCCTCCTCTACACCGTGGGATATTCCCTGTCCCTTGTCGCGCTGGTGgtggcgctgctgctgctgctgctgctcag GCGCCTGCGCTGCACGCGGAACCTGATCCACGCCAACCTCTTCGTGTCCTTCGCCCTCCGCGCCGGCGCCATCCTGACCCGGGACGCGCTGCTGCCCCACGGCCACGGCCACGGCCACGGCCAccccctgcagctgctgggcatGCAG GCGGGCCCCGCGTGTCGCGTGGCGCAGAGCCTGGCCCAGTACTGCGTGGGAGCCAACTACGCGTGGGCCATGGCCGAGGGGCTCTTCCTGCTCCGCCTCCTGCTCGCCACCTCGGGTCGCCGCTGCCTGCCCGCCTTCCTGCTCCTCGGCTGGG GTGTCCCCGTGCTCTTCGTGGTCCCCTGGGTTGTTCTGCGCTACCTGTACGAGAACGAGGG GTGTTGGGAGCGCAACGAGAAGGTGGCGGTGTGGTGGGTGATCCGCTGTCCCATCCTGGTTGCTGTCGCG GTGAATTTCGTGGTTTTCGTGCGAATCGTCCGGATCCTGGTGGCCAAAGTGCGCGCGCATCAGGTGTCCCGCGGGGACACGCGGCTCAG gctAGCTCGCTCCACGCTGACGCTGATCCCGCTGCTGGGCGTGCACGAGGTGGTTTTTGCCCTGGCCGGTGAGGGCGAAGGTGGTGGCGGCCTGAGGCTGGCGCGGCTCTGCCTGCACCTGCTGCTCACCTCGGCGCAG GGTCTGGTCGTCAGCGTCCTGTACTGCTTTACCAACAAGGAG GTGCAGGCTGAGGTCCGCCGGGGGTGGCAACGGTGCCGTCTGGGCGTCCCCGgcccccccagagcccccccgAGGGGTCGCTCCCGGCGGGGCCAGCGCCCGGTGGCCGAGAGCGGCTGCTGA
- the OPA3 gene encoding optic atrophy 3 protein — protein sequence MVAGAFPLAKLLTLGARQLSRPLAARIKAGARASPFFRTYICLPPAQLYHWVEMRTKMRLLGFRGAAVKPLNEEAAAELGAELLGEALVFGVGGLCLYLEYLRQAGQSRRREEHLEQTLSDLRHGLEQLQRDLEELRAQGYAQGGAGHAQGGAGHAQGTSGHTHTQAVNGAAGVNPTPVGSGHTPTGSGHAPVPTGHAPVTTGHTPTH from the exons ATGGTGGCGGGCGCGTTCCCGCTGGCCAAGCTGCTGACGCTGGGCGCGCGCCAGCTCAGCCGGCCCCTGGCCGCGCGCATCAAAGCGGGAGCGCGCGCGTCCCCCTTCTTCCGCACCTACATCTGCCTGCCCCCCGCCCAGC TTTACCACTGGGTAGAGATGCGAACCAAGATGCGCCTGCTTGGCTTCCGGGGGGCCGCCGTGAAGCCCCTGAAcgaggaggcagcagctgagctgggggcagagctgctgggggagGCGCTGGTCTTCGGGGTTGGGGGGCTCTGCCTCTACCTCGAGTACCTGCGGCAGGCGGGGCAGAGCCGGCGCCGCGaggagcacctggagcagacCCTGAGCGACCTCCGGCACGGCCttgagcagctccagagggacctggaggAGCTGCGGGCCCAGGGATACGCCCAGGGTGGGGCTGGACACGCCCAGGGTGGGGCTGGACACGCCCAGGGAACCTCAGGACACACCCACACTCAAGCTGTGAATGGCGCTGCAGGGGTTAACCCCACCCCTGTAGGTTCTGGACACACCCCCACCGGTTCTGGACACGCCCCTGTCCCGACAGGCCACGCCCCTGTCACGACAGGCCACACCCCCACGCATTAA
- the VASP gene encoding vasodilator-stimulated phosphoprotein isoform X1, protein MSERVLCSARASVLLYDDAQKQWVPAGGPPQSPSCVQLFHHPGTLGFRLVGRRLHPEGQVVLNCPLARGLRYSQATSQFHQWREGRRVWGLSFAAPPEAAQFASAVLGALQALEQGGPPAPPGTPLSWPDPDGSTPVQPEQQDRPVMDESERRGTAAVAPPGASPPPPLGPPPPPGPPPPPGPPPPQAPGVPPAPPLPEGGGPGGVPGGVSGFAAAIAGAKLRKVGKDETPSGGPTPIPPPKTDGAPPPRAGGGGLMEEMSAMLARRRKATEAPKKDDDVTNEEAEPGARTAGPAPEPVRRPWEKSSSTLPRMKSAVPAAPTESHSELDLERFKLELLEEVRRELQKMKEEIIEAFVMELRKRNGP, encoded by the exons ATGAG cGAGCGGGTGCTGTGCTCCGCCCGGGCCTCGGTGCTGCTCTACGACGACGCCCAAAAACAGTGGGTGCCGGCGGGGGGAcccccccagagccccagctgtgtccagctgttcCATCACCCTGGCACCCTCGGCTTCCGGCTGGTGGGGCGGCGGCTGCACCCCGAGGGGCAG GTGGTGCTGAACTGTCCCCTGGCGCGGGGGCTGCGCTACAGCCAGGCCACCTCCCAGTTCCACCAGTGGCGCGAGGGCCGGCGGGTCTGGGGGCTCAGCTTCGCGGCCCCCCCCGAGGCTGCCCAGTTCGCCTCGGCCGTGCTGGGAGCGCtgcaggcactggagcagggtg gtccccccgcccccccaggCACCCCCCTGTCCTGGCCCGACCCCGATGGTTCCACCCCGGTCCAGccggagcagcaggacag GCCAGTAATGGATGAGTCCGAGCGCCGTGGGACGGCTGCAG tggCGCCCCCAGGAGCctctcccccccctcccctcggCCCTCCCCCACCTCCGggcccccccccgcccccggggccccctcccccccaagcCCCGGGGGTGCCCCCGGCCCCACCATTGCCGGAGGGGGGGGGACCCGGGGGCGTTCCCGGGGGGGTCTCCGGCTTTGCCGCTGCCATCGCGGGGGCCAAACTCAGGAAAGTCGGGAAG GATGAGACCCCGAGTGGGGGTCCCACCCCtattcccccccccaaaaccgATGGGGCCCCCCCACCCCGGGCCGGCGGTGGGGGGCTGATGGAGGAGATGAGCGCCATGCTGGCCCGCAG GAGAAAAGCCACGGAGGCGCCAAAGAAGGACGATGATGTCACCAAC GAGGAGGCGGAGCCGGGCGCGAGGACGGCGGGGCCGGCACCGG AGCCCGTACGGAGGCCCTGGGAAAAATCCAGCTCCACCTTGcccag GATGAAATCAGCCGTTCCAGCTGCCCCCACCGAGTCCCACAGTGAGCTGGACCTGGAGCGATTCAAACTG gagctgctggaggaggtgcggagggagctgcagaagaTGAAGGAGGAGATCATCGAAG CGTTTGTGATGGAGCTGCGGAAGCGGAACGGgccctga
- the DLL3 gene encoding delta-like protein 3: MGLGAPPGSDPAEPRPRRDPQTRPCSCPSSSSSSSVPPRRAPRGSWSCGCCRRGGVPGGPAGGVPPPPPRCRLLFRLCLRPPGGGRGCSLGVAQSPPGPPPAPGAPRLLRLPLAFPWPGSVSLVVESWRLEENPGGPPLRLLGRAVSRPRLRPGGGWRGGAGGGLRFGTRLRCPSPPRAPGCPPCPPCSPRRCWSRCCAPRGCRGPCAPPSACASGGVCSVSGDPPSPPKPPGPPGTPRTSRRPVPVTALSPKGHGSGCDIPVAPATPAAAPEAPAVAAALVAPLAPEVAPESAELVPDAPSVAPVATPGAPAPSSPPPGRHVPVPEPPPGVSEKIRGVPEVPGAFPGVPDPVPVLAEIPDPLPGVSDHPSGVPELLPGVPDPLPGVPYPLPEVPPSPCALGPCFNGGACAPDPRPGTPGSSPGMGLGTPGYSCRCPPGFRGSNCERRADRCDPHYCLNGGQCRDAQGSAPLCRCPPGFSGRRCQHNADDCTPNPCAHGGTCQDGANSFTCSCTLGFGGPRCRRRAGACAPNPCGNGGTCFTHFSGPVCACAPGFMGVLCEEEVLGGPPPAPQPRRGPAPLALCALPLLLLGPGVGLAVARRRRGGGSRTPADTGGTPQLSPPGPERRLQRASATRV, translated from the exons atgggtctgggggctcCTCCGGGCTCAGACCCCGCTGAGCCCCGGCCCCGACGGGACCCCCAGACCCGGCCATgttcctgcccctcctcctcctcctcctcctcggtCCCGCCCCG GCGAGCCCCGCGGGGGTCCTGGAGCTGCGGGTGCTGTCGGCgcgggggggtcccggggggccCTGCGGGGGGggtccctcccccccccccccggtgtcGCCTCCTGTTCCGGCTCTGCCTGCGCCCCCCCGGggggggcaggggctgcagcctggGGGTCGCACAGagcccccccggccccccccccGCACCCGGAGCTCCCCGGCTGCTGCGCCTGCCCCTCGCTTTCCCCTGGCCG ggcagcgTCTCGCTCGTGGTCGAGTCTTGGCGGCTGGAGGAGAACCCCGGGG gaccccccctGAGGCTTTTGGGGCGCGCGGTGTCGCGGCCGCGCCTGAGGCCGGGGGGGGGGTGGCGGGGGGGAGCCGGGGGGGGGCTGCGCTTCGGGACCCGCCTGCGCTGCCCCTCACCCCCCCGCGCCCCCGGctgccccccctgccccccctgCTCCCCCCGACGCTGCTGGAGCCGCTGCTGCGCCCCCC GGGGGTGTCGGGGTCCCTGCGCTCCCCCCAGCGCCTGCGCCAGCGGCGGCGTTTGCTCGGTGAGTGGAGACCCCCCCTCTCCCCCGAaacccccgggaccccccgggaccccccgaACCTCCAGAAGGCCGGTCCCGGTAACCGCGCTGTCCCCGAAGGGTCACGGGAGCGGCTGCGACATCCCGGTGGCACCGGCGACACCGGCAGCGGCCCCGGAAGCCCCGGCGGTGGCCGCGGCTCTGGTGGCCCCGCTGGCCCCGGAGGTGGCCCCCGAATCCGCGGAGTTGGTCCCGGACGCTCCGTCGGTGGCCCCGGTGGCGACCCCCGGAGCCCCGGCCCCGTCCTCGCCGCCGCCCGGACGGCACGTGCCGGTCCCGGAGCCACCGCCGGGGGTCTCCGAGAAAATTCGGGGCGTCCCGGAGGTCCCCGGTGCCTTCCCGGGGGTACCGGACCCTGTTCCGGTGCTGGCCGAGATCCCGGATCCCCTCCCGGGGGTGTCAGATCATCCCTCGGGGGTCCCGGAGCTGCTCCCGGGGGTCCCCGATCCCCTCCCGGGGGTCCCGTACCCCCTTCCAGAGGTGCCCCCCTCCCCCTGCGCCCTCGGGCCCTGCTTCAACGGCGGCGCCTGCGCCCCCGACCCCCggcccgggacccccgggagcTCCCCCGGGATGGGACTGGGGACCCCCGGGTACAGCTGCCGCTGCCCCCCGGGATTCCGCGGCTCCAACTGCGAGCGCCGGGCGGACCGGTGCGACCCGCACTACTGCCTGAACG gTGGGCAATGCCGGGACGCGCAGGGCTCGGCCCCGCTCTGCCGCTGCCCCCCGGGATTTTCGGGGCGCCGCTGCCAGCACAACGCCGACGATTGCACCCCAAACCCGTGCGCGCACGGGGGCACCTGCCAGGACGGCGCCAACTCCTTCACCTGCTCCTGCACCTTGGGTTTCGGGGGTCCCCGGTGCCGCCGCCGCGCCGGTGCCTGCGCCCCGAACCCGTGCGGGAACGGCGGAACGTGCTTCACGCACTTCTCGGGGCCCGTCTGTGCCTGCGCCCCCGGCTTTATGGGGGTGCTCTGCGAggaggaggttttggggggaccccccccggccccgcagccGCGCCGGGGTCCGGCCCCGCTGGCGCTGTGCGCgctcccgctgctgctgctggggccgGGAGTGGGGCTAGCGGTGGCCAGGAGGAGGCGAGGGGGCGGCAG CAGGACCCCGGCAGACACAGGGGGGACCCCCCAGCTGAGCCCCCCCGGGCCCGAGCGGCGGCTGCAGAGAGCGTCGGCCACGCGG GTGTGA
- the VASP gene encoding vasodilator-stimulated phosphoprotein isoform X2, with product MSERVLCSARASVLLYDDAQKQWVPAGGPPQSPSCVQLFHHPGTLGFRLVGRRLHPEGQVVLNCPLARGLRYSQATSQFHQWREGRRVWGLSFAAPPEAAQFASAVLGALQALEQGTPLSWPDPDGSTPVQPEQQDRPVMDESERRGTAAVAPPGASPPPPLGPPPPPGPPPPPGPPPPQAPGVPPAPPLPEGGGPGGVPGGVSGFAAAIAGAKLRKVGKDETPSGGPTPIPPPKTDGAPPPRAGGGGLMEEMSAMLARRRKATEAPKKDDDVTNEEAEPGARTAGPAPEPVRRPWEKSSSTLPRMKSAVPAAPTESHSELDLERFKLELLEEVRRELQKMKEEIIEAFVMELRKRNGP from the exons ATGAG cGAGCGGGTGCTGTGCTCCGCCCGGGCCTCGGTGCTGCTCTACGACGACGCCCAAAAACAGTGGGTGCCGGCGGGGGGAcccccccagagccccagctgtgtccagctgttcCATCACCCTGGCACCCTCGGCTTCCGGCTGGTGGGGCGGCGGCTGCACCCCGAGGGGCAG GTGGTGCTGAACTGTCCCCTGGCGCGGGGGCTGCGCTACAGCCAGGCCACCTCCCAGTTCCACCAGTGGCGCGAGGGCCGGCGGGTCTGGGGGCTCAGCTTCGCGGCCCCCCCCGAGGCTGCCCAGTTCGCCTCGGCCGTGCTGGGAGCGCtgcaggcactggagcagg gCACCCCCCTGTCCTGGCCCGACCCCGATGGTTCCACCCCGGTCCAGccggagcagcaggacag GCCAGTAATGGATGAGTCCGAGCGCCGTGGGACGGCTGCAG tggCGCCCCCAGGAGCctctcccccccctcccctcggCCCTCCCCCACCTCCGggcccccccccgcccccggggccccctcccccccaagcCCCGGGGGTGCCCCCGGCCCCACCATTGCCGGAGGGGGGGGGACCCGGGGGCGTTCCCGGGGGGGTCTCCGGCTTTGCCGCTGCCATCGCGGGGGCCAAACTCAGGAAAGTCGGGAAG GATGAGACCCCGAGTGGGGGTCCCACCCCtattcccccccccaaaaccgATGGGGCCCCCCCACCCCGGGCCGGCGGTGGGGGGCTGATGGAGGAGATGAGCGCCATGCTGGCCCGCAG GAGAAAAGCCACGGAGGCGCCAAAGAAGGACGATGATGTCACCAAC GAGGAGGCGGAGCCGGGCGCGAGGACGGCGGGGCCGGCACCGG AGCCCGTACGGAGGCCCTGGGAAAAATCCAGCTCCACCTTGcccag GATGAAATCAGCCGTTCCAGCTGCCCCCACCGAGTCCCACAGTGAGCTGGACCTGGAGCGATTCAAACTG gagctgctggaggaggtgcggagggagctgcagaagaTGAAGGAGGAGATCATCGAAG CGTTTGTGATGGAGCTGCGGAAGCGGAACGGgccctga